One Microcebus murinus isolate Inina chromosome 22, M.murinus_Inina_mat1.0, whole genome shotgun sequence DNA segment encodes these proteins:
- the RAB36 gene encoding ras-related protein Rab-36 isoform X2: protein MRSSLAPLGVPVSRDRVIASFPKWYTPEACLQLKDHFHGQVSAACQRRNTGTVGLRLSKVVVVGDLYVGKTSLIHRFCKNAFDRDYKATIGVDFEIERFEIAGVPYSLQIWDTAGQEKFKCIASAYYRGAQVIITAFDLSDAQTLAHTRQWLADALRENAATSCFIFLVGTKKDLLSGAACEQAEAEAVHLANEMQAEYWSVSAKTGENVKAFFSRVAALSFEHSVLQDLERRSSAQLQE from the exons ATGAGGTCCTCCCTGGCTCCTCTGGGGGTCCCCGTGAGCCGGGACCGCGTCATCGCCAGCTTCCCTAAG TGGTACACGCCCGAAGCCTGCCTGCAGCTCAAGGACCACTTCCATGGGCAGGTCAGCGCAGCCTGCCAGCGCAGGAACACGGGGACTGTCGG GCTCAGACTCTCCAAGGTGGTTGTCGTTGGCGACCTCTACGTGGGGAAGACCAGCCTTATCCACAG GTTTTGCAAGAATGCGTTTGACCGAGACTATAAGGCCACCATTGGGGTGGACTTTGAGATCGAGCGCTTTGAGATCGCAGGAGTTCCCTACAGCCTCCAGAT CTGGGACACAGCCGGGCAGGAGAAGTTCAAGTGCATTGCATCTGCCTACTACCGTGGTGCCCAGG TGATCATCACAGCCTTCGACCTCTCCGACGCACAGACGCTGGCGCACACCAG GCAGTGGCTCGCGGATGCGCTGCGGGAGAACGCGGCCACCTCCTGCTTCATCTTCCTTGTGGGAACCAAGAAGGACCTTCTG TCAGGGGCAGCGTGTGAGCAGGCCGAAGCGGAGGCTGTGCACCTGGCCAACGAGATGCAGGCTGAGTACTGGTCGGTGTCCGCCAAGACCG GGGAGAATGTGAAGGCGTTCTTCAGCCGAGTAGCCGCTCTGTCGTTCGAGCACTCGGTGCTGCAGGACCTGGAGAGGCGGAGCAGCGCCCAGCTCCAG GAATGA
- the RAB36 gene encoding ras-related protein Rab-36 isoform X1 has protein sequence MRSSLAPLGVPVSRDRVIASFPKWYTPEACLQLKDHFHGQVSAACQRRNTGTVGLRLSKVVVVGDLYVGKTSLIHRFCKNAFDRDYKATIGVDFEIERFEIAGVPYSLQIWDTAGQEKFKCIASAYYRGAQVIITAFDLSDAQTLAHTRQWLADALRENAATSCFIFLVGTKKDLLSGAACEQAEAEAVHLANEMQAEYWSVSAKTGENVKAFFSRVAALSFEHSVLQDLERRSSAQLQVGDGDLVRMKGSSPESQEGRGLSSLGCC, from the exons ATGAGGTCCTCCCTGGCTCCTCTGGGGGTCCCCGTGAGCCGGGACCGCGTCATCGCCAGCTTCCCTAAG TGGTACACGCCCGAAGCCTGCCTGCAGCTCAAGGACCACTTCCATGGGCAGGTCAGCGCAGCCTGCCAGCGCAGGAACACGGGGACTGTCGG GCTCAGACTCTCCAAGGTGGTTGTCGTTGGCGACCTCTACGTGGGGAAGACCAGCCTTATCCACAG GTTTTGCAAGAATGCGTTTGACCGAGACTATAAGGCCACCATTGGGGTGGACTTTGAGATCGAGCGCTTTGAGATCGCAGGAGTTCCCTACAGCCTCCAGAT CTGGGACACAGCCGGGCAGGAGAAGTTCAAGTGCATTGCATCTGCCTACTACCGTGGTGCCCAGG TGATCATCACAGCCTTCGACCTCTCCGACGCACAGACGCTGGCGCACACCAG GCAGTGGCTCGCGGATGCGCTGCGGGAGAACGCGGCCACCTCCTGCTTCATCTTCCTTGTGGGAACCAAGAAGGACCTTCTG TCAGGGGCAGCGTGTGAGCAGGCCGAAGCGGAGGCTGTGCACCTGGCCAACGAGATGCAGGCTGAGTACTGGTCGGTGTCCGCCAAGACCG GGGAGAATGTGAAGGCGTTCTTCAGCCGAGTAGCCGCTCTGTCGTTCGAGCACTCGGTGCTGCAGGACCTGGAGAGGCGGAGCAGCGCCCAGCTCCAGGTCGGCGACGGAGACCTCGTCC GAATGAAGGGAAGCTCAcctgagagccaggagggcagggggctCTCCAGCCTGGGTTGCTGTTAG